A single window of Anopheles moucheti chromosome 2, idAnoMoucSN_F20_07, whole genome shotgun sequence DNA harbors:
- the LOC128310152 gene encoding solute carrier family 25 member 44, which produces MADGGTSGTFLRTIEWDMMDKRKFFPLSMLSSFSVRCALYPLTVIKTQLQVQFRNDIYKGMIDAGIKIYRAEGVPGLYRGFWISSVQIVSGVFYISTYEGVRHVLGQYGANQRAKSLVAGGCASLVGQTIIVPFDVISQHAMVLGMGAHGGKNGAVNPLGINFDKGSSRLRITRDIAREILRRDGVRGFYRGYTASLMAYVPNSAMWWAFYHLYQDELLKIVPPWVSHLFVQCVAGSFGGFTTTIITNPLDIVRARLQVQRLDSMSVAFRELWHEEHFHMFFKGLTARLVQSAAFSFSIILGYETIKRVSVNEQYRHMIKW; this is translated from the coding sequence ATGGCAGACGGTGGGACGAGTGGAACATTTCTGCGCACCATCGAGTGGGACATGATGGACAAGCGAAAATTCTTCCCACTCTCGATGCTTAGCTCATTCTCGGTCCGCTGTGCTCTATACCCATTGACGGTAATCAAAACCCAGCTACAGGTACAGTTCCGCAACGACATCTACAAGGGTATGATCGATGCCGGCATTAAGATCTATCGAGCCGAGGGTGTACCGGGGCTGTACCGGGGATTCTGGATTTCTTCGGTACAAATCGTGAGCGGTGTGTTTTATATCAGCACGTACGAAGGTGTCCGGCATGTGCTGGGTCAGTACGGTGCAAACCAGCGCGCCAAATCACTCGTAGCCGGCGGTTGCGCATCACTCGTCGGCCAAACCATTATCGTACCATTCGATGTGATTTCACAGCACGCAATGGTACTCGGGATGGGTGCGCATGGTGGTAAGAATGGTGCGGTCAATCCGCTCGGTATCAACTTCGACAAGGGTAGCAGCCGGTTACGAATTACGCGTGACATTGCGCGCGAAATTCTCCGCCGGGACGGTGTGCGTGGGTTTTACCGGGGTTATACGGCGAGCCTGATGGCGTACGTACCAAATTCGGCAATGTGGTGGGCCTTTTATCATTTGTACCAGGACGAGCTGCTAAAAATCGTACCACCGTGGGTGTCACATCTGTTTGTGCAGTGTGTAGCTGGTAGTTTCGGTGGTTTCACCACAACCATCATAACGAATCCGCTCGATATAGTGCGGGCACGATTACAGGTACAGCGGCTCGATTCGATGAGTGTCGCATTCCGGGAGCTGTGGCACGAGGAACATTTTCATATGTTCTTTAAGGGTCTAACGGCACGGCTTGTACAATCGGCCGCGTTCTCCTTCAGCATCATCCTCGGGTACGAAACGATTAAACGAGTTTCGGTTAACGAGCAGTACCGGCACATGATCAAGTGGTAA
- the LOC128298133 gene encoding cuticlin-4 isoform X2: MMGNRMRSLVATFVLLFTVLENVHCDAPLVDSAALPLEHRAVYGPPAPSPVYGTPGLLSGGGGSGGLLGGGGGGGGGDDPWPLSASNDSPQIKHLQVQCEKTHMRVNIEFDRPFYGMIFSKGFYSDPHCVHLKPGTGHLSATFEIFLNSCGMSSSANHNAASFGGPTPSGSYVENTIIIQYDPYVQEVWDQARKLRCTWYDFYEKAVTFRPFQVDMLHAVTANFLGDNLQCWMQIQVGKGPWASEVSGIVKIGQTMTMVLAIKDDENKFDMLVRNCVAHDGKRAPIQLVDQHGCVVRPKIMSKFQKIKNFGPSASVVSFAYFQAFKFPDSMNVHFQCVIQVCRYNCPEPKCAGGDYGLPALTGNGISGEYGAPGALSGEYGPPHLSEYGVPPAAYPDPRHPSDASGAYSENQDSVVPAPQAQTSANSAENKSDGPVSANDRIESQAQSANPTSNDIHDHINMPPPPPPGQTSYITVTKQKKDDGLSGENSGNLVSLGGRPRSVEGLDDLRGVRRRRDTMSVVIRPRIYKRDAQEMTDVNTERIIQVVAPGDVNFALNNASGNETVVIQSQRTVDPETICMSVPSFVGGLVMLLLVLAVASLVAAFLFVRVRHFDRKANPFSGH; encoded by the exons AATGTCCACTGTGATGCACCGTTGGTCGATTCGGCAGCACTGCCACTGGAGCACAGAGCCGTCTACGGTCCGCCTGCACCATCACCAGTATACGGTACGCCTGGTTTGCTGAGTGGCGGCGGAGGTAGCGGTGGCCTGctcggtggtggcggcggtggcggcggcggaGACGACCCGTGGCCACTGTCCGCCTCGAACGACAGCCCGCAGATCAAGCATCTGCAGGTGCAGTGCGAAAAGACGCACATGCGCGTCAACATCGAGTTCGACCGGCCGTTCTACGGTATGATCTTCTCGAAGGGTTTCTACAGCGATCCGCACTGCGTGCATCTGAAACCGGGCACCGGCCATCTGAGCGCCACGTTCGAGATCTTCCTGAACAGCTGCGGTATGTCCAGCTCGGCCAACCATAATGCGGCGAGCTTCGGTGGACCGACACCGTCCGGTAGCTACGTCGAGAACACGATCATCATCCAGTACGATCCGTACGTGCAGGAAGTTTGGGATCAG GCTCGTAAACTGCGCTGCACCTGGTACGACTTCTACGAAAAGGCGGTCACCTTCCGTCCGTTCCAGGTGGATATGCTGCACGCCGTTACGGCTAACTTCTTGGGCGATAATCTCCAGTGCTGGATGCAGATCCAGGTTGGCAAGGGACCTTGGGCGTCCGAGGTATCGGGCATCGTGAAGATCGGTCaaacgatgacgatggtgcTGGCCATCAAGGATGATGAGAACAAGTTCGACATGCTGGTGCGCAACTGCGTTGCCCACGATGGCAAGCGGGCCCCGATACAGCTGGTCGATCAGCACGGTTGCGTGGTGCGGCCCAAGATTATGAGCAAGTTCCAGAAGATAAAGAACTTCGGCCCGTCCGCATCGGTCGTCTCGTTTGCCTACTTCCAGGCGTTCAAGTTCCCCGACTCGATGAACGTACACTTCCAGTGTGTGATCCAGGTCTGCCGGTATAACTGCCCCGAGCCCAAGTGTGCCGGCGGTGACTACGGACTGCCGGCGCTGACCGGTAACGGCATCTCGGGCGAGTACGGTGCACCGGGAGCCCTGAGCGGCGAATATGGACCACCGCATCTGTCCGAGTATGGCGTACCACCAGCGGCCTATCCCGATCCTCGCCATCCCTCCGACGCATCCGGTGCGTACTCGGAGAACCAGGACAGTGTGGTGCCGGCACCGCAAGCACAAACATCGGCCAACTCGGCGGAGAACAAATCGGACGGCCCGGTGAGCGCGAACGATCGCATCGAATCGCAAGCACAGTCAGCGAACCCAACGTCGAACGACATTCACGATCACATCAATatgccgccgccaccaccgccgggCCAGACGTCCTACATTACCGTAACCAAGCAGAAGAAGGACGACGGACTGTCGGGTGAGAACAGCGGCAATCTGGTCAGTTTGGGCGGTCGGCCCCGATCGGTCGAGGGGCTGGATGATCTGCGCGGTGTGCGCCGACGACGGGACACGATGTCGGTCGTGATCCGGCCACGTATCTACAAGCGCGACGCGCAGGAAATGACGGACGTCAATACGGAGCGCATCATCCAGGTGGTGGCACCGGGCGACGTGAACTTTGCGCTAAACAACGCGTCCGGCAACGAGACGGTCGTGATTCAGTCGCAGCGCACCGTCGATCCGGAAACGATCTGCATGTCGGTGCCGAGCTTTGTCGGTGGGTtggtgatgttgctgctggtgctggccGTCGCATCGCTAGTCGCTGCCTTCCTGTTTGTGCGCGTGCGACACTTCGACCGGAAAG CCAATCCTTTCTCCGGACACTAA
- the LOC128298133 gene encoding cuticlin-4 isoform X1 yields MGNRMRSLVATFVLLFTVLENVHCDAPLVDSAALPLEHRAVYGPPAPSPVYGTPGLLSGGGGSGGLLGGGGGGGGGDDPWPLSASNDSPQIKHLQVQCEKTHMRVNIEFDRPFYGMIFSKGFYSDPHCVHLKPGTGHLSATFEIFLNSCGMSSSANHNAASFGGPTPSGSYVENTIIIQYDPYVQEVWDQARKLRCTWYDFYEKAVTFRPFQVDMLHAVTANFLGDNLQCWMQIQVGKGPWASEVSGIVKIGQTMTMVLAIKDDENKFDMLVRNCVAHDGKRAPIQLVDQHGCVVRPKIMSKFQKIKNFGPSASVVSFAYFQAFKFPDSMNVHFQCVIQVCRYNCPEPKCAGGDYGLPALTGNGISGEYGAPGALSGEYGPPHLSEYGVPPAAYPDPRHPSDASGAYSENQDSVVPAPQAQTSANSAENKSDGPVSANDRIESQAQSANPTSNDIHDHINMPPPPPPGQTSYITVTKQKKDDGLSGENSGNLVSLGGRPRSVEGLDDLRGVRRRRDTMSVVIRPRIYKRDAQEMTDVNTERIIQVVAPGDVNFALNNASGNETVVIQSQRTVDPETICMSVPSFVGGLVMLLLVLAVASLVAAFLFVRVRHFDRKGTCASRRPHFVLSELWT; encoded by the exons AATGTCCACTGTGATGCACCGTTGGTCGATTCGGCAGCACTGCCACTGGAGCACAGAGCCGTCTACGGTCCGCCTGCACCATCACCAGTATACGGTACGCCTGGTTTGCTGAGTGGCGGCGGAGGTAGCGGTGGCCTGctcggtggtggcggcggtggcggcggcggaGACGACCCGTGGCCACTGTCCGCCTCGAACGACAGCCCGCAGATCAAGCATCTGCAGGTGCAGTGCGAAAAGACGCACATGCGCGTCAACATCGAGTTCGACCGGCCGTTCTACGGTATGATCTTCTCGAAGGGTTTCTACAGCGATCCGCACTGCGTGCATCTGAAACCGGGCACCGGCCATCTGAGCGCCACGTTCGAGATCTTCCTGAACAGCTGCGGTATGTCCAGCTCGGCCAACCATAATGCGGCGAGCTTCGGTGGACCGACACCGTCCGGTAGCTACGTCGAGAACACGATCATCATCCAGTACGATCCGTACGTGCAGGAAGTTTGGGATCAG GCTCGTAAACTGCGCTGCACCTGGTACGACTTCTACGAAAAGGCGGTCACCTTCCGTCCGTTCCAGGTGGATATGCTGCACGCCGTTACGGCTAACTTCTTGGGCGATAATCTCCAGTGCTGGATGCAGATCCAGGTTGGCAAGGGACCTTGGGCGTCCGAGGTATCGGGCATCGTGAAGATCGGTCaaacgatgacgatggtgcTGGCCATCAAGGATGATGAGAACAAGTTCGACATGCTGGTGCGCAACTGCGTTGCCCACGATGGCAAGCGGGCCCCGATACAGCTGGTCGATCAGCACGGTTGCGTGGTGCGGCCCAAGATTATGAGCAAGTTCCAGAAGATAAAGAACTTCGGCCCGTCCGCATCGGTCGTCTCGTTTGCCTACTTCCAGGCGTTCAAGTTCCCCGACTCGATGAACGTACACTTCCAGTGTGTGATCCAGGTCTGCCGGTATAACTGCCCCGAGCCCAAGTGTGCCGGCGGTGACTACGGACTGCCGGCGCTGACCGGTAACGGCATCTCGGGCGAGTACGGTGCACCGGGAGCCCTGAGCGGCGAATATGGACCACCGCATCTGTCCGAGTATGGCGTACCACCAGCGGCCTATCCCGATCCTCGCCATCCCTCCGACGCATCCGGTGCGTACTCGGAGAACCAGGACAGTGTGGTGCCGGCACCGCAAGCACAAACATCGGCCAACTCGGCGGAGAACAAATCGGACGGCCCGGTGAGCGCGAACGATCGCATCGAATCGCAAGCACAGTCAGCGAACCCAACGTCGAACGACATTCACGATCACATCAATatgccgccgccaccaccgccgggCCAGACGTCCTACATTACCGTAACCAAGCAGAAGAAGGACGACGGACTGTCGGGTGAGAACAGCGGCAATCTGGTCAGTTTGGGCGGTCGGCCCCGATCGGTCGAGGGGCTGGATGATCTGCGCGGTGTGCGCCGACGACGGGACACGATGTCGGTCGTGATCCGGCCACGTATCTACAAGCGCGACGCGCAGGAAATGACGGACGTCAATACGGAGCGCATCATCCAGGTGGTGGCACCGGGCGACGTGAACTTTGCGCTAAACAACGCGTCCGGCAACGAGACGGTCGTGATTCAGTCGCAGCGCACCGTCGATCCGGAAACGATCTGCATGTCGGTGCCGAGCTTTGTCGGTGGGTtggtgatgttgctgctggtgctggccGTCGCATCGCTAGTCGCTGCCTTCCTGTTTGTGCGCGTGCGACACTTCGACCGGAAAGGTACGTGCGCCAGTCGCCGACCGCACTTCGTACTGTCCGAACTGTGGACTTAG